The following are encoded in a window of Castanea sativa cultivar Marrone di Chiusa Pesio chromosome 5, ASM4071231v1 genomic DNA:
- the LOC142636786 gene encoding LRR receptor-like serine/threonine-protein kinase IOS1: MGRFKNFIPALFGGLALILLVQAQDQSGFISIDCGLAANSSYSEPTTGIIYISDATYIDTGVSKSIPLEFKDDLQQHVWKLRSFPQGIRNCYSINNITQGTKYIIRASFFYMNYDGQGNLPEFDLHLGPNLWDTIKIENISLGVTKELIHVPSLNHIQVCLVNTGLGTPFMSALELRSINSSSYVTKFGSLSLYSRFDFGSEKGYRFKDDVYDRFWSPYVYNDWKALSTSLTVDSEGHNAYWVPSIVMSTAATPINESAPMKFSVQLTDTNSELYVYMHFAEVVKLRANESRSFNITINGELWYGPQSPRYLLTDTVYNTAALTGGKYFFSILKTGNSTLPPIINAIEIYTVKDLSQSETDQQDVGAITNLKSTYGVERNWHGDPCAPQAYSWEGLNCSYEDYSPRIISLNLSSSGLTGEISVDISNLVMLRYLDLSNNSLTGSVPEFLTQLKYLRVLNLEKNQLNGSIPAKLIERSKKGSLLLSVDENSNFCGSGSCNKKKKNIVVPIVASVGGLFILSLTVVAILWGLRSRKQQHMTKVAKVDLEPNVQNRSLESIQRQFTYPDLLRITNNFERILGKGGFGTVFHGCIENTQVAVKMLSASSVQGYQQFQAEVKLLMRVHHKNLTTLVGYCYEGINMGLVYEYMANGDLEAHLSGENTNILSWEARLQIAMDAAQGLEYLHHGCKPPIIHRDVKTTNILLNEKFRAKLADFGLSKIFPTDDGTHVSTVVAGTPGYLDPEYYITNWLTEKSDVYSFGVVLLEIITNRPVIERSKERTHISQWVSSMLAKGDIKNIVDPKLDGNYNVNSVWKAVEIAMLCLSPTSSKRPTMDQIVAELKECVETELAQRKDRYEDESKDSFDMININVTTALNPLAR; the protein is encoded by the exons ATGGGGCGGTTCAAAAATTTCATCCCTGCATTGTTTGGTGGTTTAGCTCTCATTCTTTTGGTTCAAGCTCAGGATCAATCAG GCTTCATAAGCATAGATTGTGGACTAGCAGCAAATTCGAGCTATTCAGAGCCCACAACAGGCATAATTTACATTTCTGATGCGACCTACATTGACACTGGTGTAAGCAAGAGCATACCACTTGAATTCAAAGATGACCTACAACAACATGTGTGGAAACTCAGAAGCTTTCCACAAGGAATCCGGAACTGTTACAGcataaacaacattacacaagGCACTAAATATATTATCCGAGCAAGCTTCTTTTATATGAATTATGATGGCCAGGGCAACTTGCCTGAATTTGATCTGCATCTTGGACCAAATTTGTGGGATACCATCAAAATAGAGAATATTTCCCTTGGTGTAACAAAGGAGCTCATACATGTACCATCTCTAAATCACATACAAGTCTGTCTTGTAAACACTGGTCTTGGGACACCATTCATGTCAGCATTAGAGCTAAGGTCAATAAACAGTTCATCGTATGTGACAAAATTTGGATCATTGTCGCTCTACTCACGCTTTGATTTTGGTTCAGAAAAAGGATACAG GTTTAAGGATGATGTTTATGATCGCTTTTGGTCACCCTATGTCTACAATGATTGGAAAGCTTTAAGTACCTCGCTGACAGTAGACTCAGAAGGACACAATGCTTACTGGGTACCATCTATTGTCATGAGTACTGCTGCTACACCAATAAATGAGAGTGCTCCCATGAAATTCTCCGTGCAGCTAACTGACACAAATTCTGAATTATATGTCTACATGCACTTTGCTGAAGTTGTAAAGTTAAGAGCCAATGAGTCCAGATCATTCAACATTACAATAAATGGAGAACTCTGGTATGGACCCCAATCTCCTAGATACTTGTTGACGGATACTGTGTACAACACAGCGGCCTTGACAGGAggaaaatatttcttttctatcctcAAAACTGGGAATTCAACACTTCCACCAATCATCAATGCAATTGAGATATATACAGTCAAAGATCTCTCACAATCAGAAACCGACCAACAAGATG TTGGTGCCATAACAAACCTCAAGTCGACGTACGGAGTGGAGAGGAATTGGCATGGAGATCCGTGTGCCCCACAAGCATACTCGTGGGAAGGTCTTAATTGTAGCTATGAGGATTATTCCCCTAGAATAATATCCTT GAATTTGTCCTCAAGTGGATTAACTGGAGAAATATCAGTTGACATATCAAATCTCGTAATGTTACGATACTT GGATTTATCAAACAATAGCTTAACGGGATCGGTGCCAGAGtttttaactcaattaaaaTACTTGAGGGTCTT AAACTTAGAAAAAAACCAACTTAATGGTTCAATTCCAGCTAAACTCATTGAAAGATCGAAGAAGGGTTCACTATTGTTAAG TGTggatgaaaattcaaatttttgtggaTCCGGTTCatgcaacaagaagaagaagaatattgtCGTTCCAATTGTAGCATCAGTTGGTGGATTATTCATCCTCTCGTTAACTGTTGTGGCCATCTTGTGGGGGCTAAGAAGCAGAAAACAACAACATATGACTAaag TTGCCAAAGTAGATCTTGAACCCAACGTCCAGAATCGATCATTGGAGTCAATACAACGACAGTTTACATATCCTGATCTCCTAAGAATTACCAACAACTTTGAGAGAATTCTTGGTAAGGGTGGATTTGGAACAGTTTTCCATGGCTGCATTGAAAACACTCAAGTGGCAGTGAAAATGCTCTCTGCATCATCAGTTCAAGGATATCAGCAATTTCAAGCAGAG GTAAAACTTCTTATGagagttcatcataaaaactTAACTACCCTTGTCGGTTATTGCTATGAAGGAATAAACATGGGGCTTGTTTATGAGTACATGGCCAACGGAGACTTAGAAGCACATCTTTCAG GTGAGAATACAAATATCTTGAGTTGGGAAGCGAGACTTCAAATAGCCATGGATGCAGCACAAG GATTGGAGTATTTGCACCATGGTTGTAAGCCACCTATAATTCATAGAGATGTGAAGACAACAAACATCTTATTGAATGAAAAGTTCCGAGCCAAACTAGCTGATTTTGGTCTATCCAAGATTTTCCCAACTGATGATGGCACTCATGTCTCAACTGTTGTTGCTGGCACCCCTGGGTACCTAGACCCTGA GTACTATATAACCAATTGGTTAACTGAGAAAAGTGATGTATATAGTTTTGGAGTTGTGCTTTTGGAGATAATCACGAATCGACCTGTGATAGAAAGATCCAAAGAAAGGACTCACATAAGTCAGTGGGTGAGTTCCATGCTTGCTAAAGgggatataaaaaatattgttgatCCAAAGTTGGATGGAAATTACAACGTCAACTCTGTGTGGAAAGCTGTTGAAATAGCAATGCTTTGTTTATCTCCAACATCCAGTAAAAGGCCAACAATGGATCAGATAGTGGCAGAACTGAAGGAGTGCGTGGAAACTGAATTGGCTCAAAGGAAAGACCGATATGAGGATGAATCAAAAGATTCATTTGACATGATCAACATCAATGTGACGACTGCACTCAATCCTTTAGCAAGGTAA